A region from the Pelobates fuscus isolate aPelFus1 chromosome 1, aPelFus1.pri, whole genome shotgun sequence genome encodes:
- the KCNE3 gene encoding potassium voltage-gated channel subfamily E member 3, producing the protein MESPTPMERLLENLNSVLQALNKTLNSQPCQSDKHVNKTINNTKNDNSYIFILFVMFLFAVTVGSLILGYTRSKKVDKRSDPYHVYIKNNTKLSVI; encoded by the coding sequence ATGGAGTCACCGACACCAATGGAGAGATTGCTGGAAAATTTGAACAGTGTTTTGCAGGCATTAAACAAGACTCTAAACAGCCAACCCTGCCAGTCTGACAAACACGTCAACAAAACCATCAACAACACAAAAAATGATAATTCCTACATATTCATtctttttgtcatgttcctcttTGCTGTTACTGTCGGCAGCTTAATACTTGGGTACACGCGGTCAAAGAAAGTGGACAAAAGGAGTGACCCCTATCACGTGTACATTAAAAACAACACAAAACTATCTGTTATTTGA